Sequence from the Symbiopectobacterium purcellii genome:
TTGGGGCGCGGGCTATGGTGTGTCGCGGCTGGATGCCGACGGTGATTGGCATGGCCTCTATCTGATGGCGTTCAAAGACTCCTTTAACAAATGGGAGCCGATCGGCGGTTATGGCTTTGAGAAACGCTGGACGCCGACCACCAACCCGGATTTTCAATTGGGTGCTGGCTTCACCGCTGGCGTCACCATGCGGGACAACTGGCACTATGTCCCGATCCCGGTGTTATTGCCGCTGGTTTCGGTGAACTATCAGCGTCTTTCATTTCAGGCGACTTACATTCCAGGTACCTACAACAACGGCAACGTCTTTTTTGCCTGGCTGCGCTGGCAAATCTGATTGTTCGTATATAAACCAAATGTAAACCAAATGTAAACCGCATTGGTCGAGGATTATGCAGCCAATGCGGTACAATGGTGCCTTATCGTTTTTTGCTAGGGTGTCAGCGTGTTACTACTGGTCATTACCACCATTCTGTGGGCATTTTCATTTAGCCTGATTGGCGAATTTCTGGCGGGGCAGGTCGATAGCTGGTTCTCTGCCATGTTTCGTTTAGTGCTGGCCGCCGTGGTTTTTCTGCCGTTCCTGCGTTGGCGTGGTTATTCAGCCAAGGTATTGGGACTGTATTTGCTGATTGGCGTGATCCAACTCGGCGTGATGTACCTGCTGCTGTTCCGTAGTTATCTCTATCTCGATGTTCCGACCCTGCTGCTGTTTTCGGTGATGACGCCGCTGTACGTCACATTGATTTACGATGTGATTAGCGGACGGCGCTTGCGCTGGGGCTATGCCTTTAGCGCGTTGCTGGCGGTATTGGGGGCCGTAGTCATCCACTATCATGGCGTCAGCGCGCATTTTTGGCATGGTTTTCTGCTGATTCAGGCTGCCAATATTTGCTTCGCCGCAGGGCAAGTGGGCTATAAACGCCTGATGGAACTGCACCCAATGCCGCAGCACAGTGCGTTTTCCTGGTTTTATCTGGGAGCGGGATTGGTGACGCTGGTGGCGTGGGGACTGTTTGGCAACCTCACCAAGCTACCCACTGCCCCGATACAGTGGGGCGTGTTGGTTTTCCTGGGCGCGATTGTCTCCGGCCTGGGCTATTTCATGTGGAACTACGGTGCTACCAAGGTGGATGCGGGTACGCTGAGCATCATGAACAACTTTCACGTCCCTGCCGGACTGCTGGTTAACTTCCTCTTCTGGCAAAAGACGCCCGACTGGGGGCGCTTCGCTCTGGGTTCGCTGATTATCCTTGCGGCTTTGTGGGTACACCAGCGCAGGGTCGTGCAGCATCCCGCACGAACGGCAGATGCGAACACGCGTGCTGGCGGGCAGAACGAATAAAGGCTTCAAGCACCGGCTGGCGCTGCTCTCCATCGCGTACCGCAGCGTACAGTCGGCTCCACAGCCCCTCGCCCAGCGTTTTGGTCACCACCAATCCCTGACGTTCAAAACTTTCCACTACCCAGTGTGGCAGCGCGGCAATTCCCATGCGTGCCGCCACCATCTGAATCAGCAACAGGGTGTTATCCACGCTCTTTAGCGTTGGGCTGACGCCTGCCGGTTGCAGGAAATGACGCCAGATGTCCAGGCGCTGGCGCTGAACCGGATAGATCATCAGGATCTCACTGGCGAGATCCTCCGGTGAGACAGTCTCTTTATTCGCTAATGCATGGTCCGGCGCCAGCACCAATCTCACTTCAAAATCAAACATCGGTGAATAGTGCAATCCACTGCGCGGCAAAATGTCCGATGTCATCACCAGGTCCAGCTCTCCCTGTTGCAGTGCCGGTTGGGGATCAAAGGTGACACCGGATTTGAAATCCATGTTCACCTGTGGCCATTGGCTGTGGAAATGCTCCAGCGCGGGCGTCAGCCACTGAATACAGCTATGGCACTCAATCGCCAGACGCAGCGTGGTCTGATGCGGTTCGTTGCATGCCTGCAATGCCTGTTGAATCTGGGGCAACACCTGATCGGCCAATTGCAGCAGGATTTCCCCCTGAGGGGTAAAGCGCAGCGGTTGGCTCTTACGGACAAACAGCCGAAAACCCAGACGCTGCTCCAGCTCACTGAACTGGTGGGAAAGCGCCGATTGCGTCTGGTGAAGCTGCGCGGCGGCGGCGGCCAGCGAGCCTGTGCCGCGTAATGCTTGCAGTGTCCGTAAGTGTTTCAGTTCGATCATGAGAGTCCTTCACAATGACAGTGAATAATTTGCGCTTGTGCATTATACAGTACCTGTTGATTATGGATGTGTAAACATCTGGACGGCTAAATGAGGATCAACGATGGCAATTTTAAATCACACACTGGGTTTTCCGCGCGTCGGACTGCGCCGTGAACTGAAAAAAGCGCAAGAAGGCTATTGGGCAGGCAACCTT
This genomic interval carries:
- the pagP gene encoding lipid IV(A) palmitoyltransferase PagP produces the protein MYLRRVIFTLFPFLFSLPSLAASTDFPVDMSKGTVQSSGQGSWWQKAKFNLSETWSNSSSQELYIPAITWHNRWTYDKEKTDKYNERPWGAGYGVSRLDADGDWHGLYLMAFKDSFNKWEPIGGYGFEKRWTPTTNPDFQLGAGFTAGVTMRDNWHYVPIPVLLPLVSVNYQRLSFQATYIPGTYNNGNVFFAWLRWQI
- a CDS encoding carboxylate/amino acid/amine transporter, with protein sequence MLLLVITTILWAFSFSLIGEFLAGQVDSWFSAMFRLVLAAVVFLPFLRWRGYSAKVLGLYLLIGVIQLGVMYLLLFRSYLYLDVPTLLLFSVMTPLYVTLIYDVISGRRLRWGYAFSALLAVLGAVVIHYHGVSAHFWHGFLLIQAANICFAAGQVGYKRLMELHPMPQHSAFSWFYLGAGLVTLVAWGLFGNLTKLPTAPIQWGVLVFLGAIVSGLGYFMWNYGATKVDAGTLSIMNNFHVPAGLLVNFLFWQKTPDWGRFALGSLIILAALWVHQRRVVQHPARTADANTRAGGQNE
- the metR gene encoding HTH-type transcriptional regulator MetR translates to MIELKHLRTLQALRGTGSLAAAAAQLHQTQSALSHQFSELEQRLGFRLFVRKSQPLRFTPQGEILLQLADQVLPQIQQALQACNEPHQTTLRLAIECHSCIQWLTPALEHFHSQWPQVNMDFKSGVTFDPQPALQQGELDLVMTSDILPRSGLHYSPMFDFEVRLVLAPDHALANKETVSPEDLASEILMIYPVQRQRLDIWRHFLQPAGVSPTLKSVDNTLLLIQMVAARMGIAALPHWVVESFERQGLVVTKTLGEGLWSRLYAAVRDGEQRQPVLEAFIRSARQHACSHLPFVRDAARPCAGVPTKPQG